TCCATATCGGGCAAACGGGCATGCTCAGGAGTATTTCTGCCTTCTTCACGATAATCATGCCATATGGAAAGAACCGGGCCAAGTGCAATATTAACCTTTCCTCCTGTTTTTCCATACATCTCCTTTGAGAACAGGATCAGATCGATTATTTCTTGCTGAACTTCTACAGGTTTATTACCCGCATTGTCGTTTATAGTTTTTATATTACTGATACCGTCATAAGAAGAATATTTATCATAAAGTTTGTGAAGATATTCAAATCTGGCCTGACCTTTTTTGGCCATATCTTCAAACTGGCTTTCGTTTTCGGCATAACCCATAAACTGAATCATGGTATCAAAAGCACCCAGGAACTCGTAGCTATACTTATGATACTTACGGTTTTCAGGTTTTGTTGCAGTACAGCCTGTAACTAACAGTAGAACAGCAAGGAAAAATACTCCTAACCTTACCAAAATAATCACCCCGGTTTATTGTAACATGCAATTTATATCAAATGAAAGTAAATGCAAACCCCTCCTGATTAGGGAGGGGTTTGGCGTACTTTCGTTTCAAAAGACTTACTTAGCGTTTTTAAAAGCTTCTTCTACAGCAAATATGTAGTCTTCAACAGATACTGTAACTTTGGAAGTAAGATCTGCCACATCAGGAACGTTCTTGTGATTTTCATCAACTTCTTTTACCTTCATGGCTTTTATTTCATCAACAGTTTTACCAACCATCCACTTTTCGAGTTCTGCAATCTGTTCAAACCATTCCTTGCCGATTTTTGATGCTTTGATCATGCCGTAATCTTTGCCGAGTTCAACCTTGGTTTTTCCTTTTACACTTTTATCAGACTTGATTTTTCCAGCTGTATCAAATGCGACTTTTGTCTGTGCATTATCAATTGACACGCTTAGTATTTTACCATTTGAATCGAAGGAAACTGCTGCCATTACGGTATCTACCTGTGCATTTCCATCTTTCTCAGCTGTTGCATCAGCTGATTTTGAAATGGATACAGTGTGACCGATTCCGGTCTTTATACCCCCTGTAGAAGCTCCACATCCTGCCAGCAGCAAAAGTCCCATTGTCAATGCAATTAATTTTTTCATGTAAATCTCCTCCTAAATATTGATATATGTTGTAAACCCCTTGCAGGATTACAGCCAGATGAGTTTATTCTTAATCTTTATTCAGATCTGCGAAGGCTGCCCTTGAAGAATAACCTTATTTTTCTGTTTTTCCAGAAATAGTCCCAGAGATTATTGATATAAGGTATTGCGTAGTAATCTATTCCAAATGCACGACCTGCTCCTCCCATTACAGCGATAGAGGCGAACAGCATCCACCAGGTTTTTTCATAAATGCCTGTTGAGGTAAGAAACATTGTCATAAGAGCGAATGAGATAAATGATCCTACAAATGTAAATGCTCCGCCTATAAGCATGAGACCGACAGTTATTTCTAAGATTACAACCATTACCTGAAAGAACATAGCTACTGTATCGTTGGCCAGAACTATATTCTGTAGGAACCACGGTACAAGATTGAAATCTCCTATATGGAGAATATCAAGCTTTGCAAAAGTATCAGTGGAAATAACATTTCCTTCAACCAATCTGCTTTCTTTACCGAGCAGAAAATTTATTATACCTATGTCAAATTTGAAAATATCATCCATTCTTGATATATACGCCCCTGCATTTGATGCAGAAGATGTGGCATCGGAAGACATACCAAGAAAGCCAGCCAGCTTTGAAGATGAAAGCCAACCTTCATTTACCTTCTTAATACCTTCTACTAACCAGATAACTCCCAGGAATATTCTCAGCGGGGTAAGCCACCATGCCTGCAACCTTGTTGACCAGTGCTTTTCAGGCAGAATTTTACTTTGCTTGCGTTCCAGAAGTTCATGATACAGATACTTCATTACACCCCTGAATCCTGTAATTTCCCACAGGTAGTGAATGTTAACCATATACTTCATTATTATTGAAAGCCAGACTGGCAGGATTTTCCCCATGATTTCCGAAACGGCAAAATAATTGCCTATGCATACCATGGTGCCGTGAATCTTTACTTTGACCTTTTCCTGTTCTTTACCCCTTATCGTCTTCAATATATTTTTGGCTACGCAGCGTGCAGTCTGAATAGCATTTTCAACCATAGCAGGGTATTCTTTGCACTCATTGTCGAGACAGGCGGTTACATCTCCTACTGCATAGACATTTTCATATTTTGTGCGGCAGTATTCATCAACCTTAAGTCTCTTTGCACGGCCGTGAGTTTCCAGAGGTGTCTGGTCAACAACTTCATTTGATCTTATTCCGGCAGCCCAGATTAGCGTGTTTGTATGAACAAAGCCGTTTCCTGTAGCGAAACCTTCTTCAGTAACCTCTTTAATTGGAGTATTAAGCATTATTTCAATGCCAAGTTTTTTCTCCATATATTTATGAGAAATACGGGAGTTCTTTTCTTTAAGAACACTTAAAACACGCGGAAGCATGTCAACCAGGACGAGCCTGATTTCCTTGCGATTGATGCCGTGTTCTTTTGCCAGGTCCCTGGTCCAGTGAGCAAGTTCACCAATCATTTCAACTCCAGTAAAGCCTGCACCGCCCACAGTAAAAGTCAGAAGTTTCTTACGTACTGATTCGTTTTTTTCCTGTGAAGCCAGCAGAAAACATCTTTTGATATGTTCACGTATTTTTACAGCATCATCAAAGGACCACAGAGTAAAGGCATTCTCTTTCAGACCGGGAATACCGAAAAAATTAGGTGTACTTCCCATTGCCAATATAAGATAATCATAGGTATATTCACTTTTTATTGATGATACTTTATTGCCTGTAAAATCAAAAGAAGATATGTCATCACATACTACATTGACACCGGTATATCCGAAAATACGGTTTAAGGGTATGCGTACAGCTTCCTCTGAAACACGGTTACCTGCGACTTCATGCAATTCTGTAAGAAGGGTATGGTAATTATTTCTGTCAATCAGGGTGATTTCCAGGTCATCCCTCTTTTTCATCCTGTTAAGCGAGAGGGCAGCCTCAATCCCTGCATAGCCCGCACCAACAATTACTATCTTTTTAGCCATGTTTTTTCCCCCGTAAAGCATTTTATTTTTAATGTAAAGCATAGAAAGTATCGTTCATCAGATGTACAAGAAACTTGGGAAAAATTGTACAGCAAGCCTGAGAAACATGCTATGCATAAACAATTTCTTTTACTTTCACAGCTTAACTTAAAATTATTTTTTCCTATACACTTAATTACCAAAATTTAGATAAATCTGATCACTTTGTTATGCTTAACTGTATTTTCCCTTTTTGTGCCATTCAAAACATTTTTCCGTTACTTGCTTTTATACTGTAATTATATATTATTAATATGATAGGATTAATAATATATTAAGATATAGTTAGTTAAAGTTTATAAAGCTATAGCAGGGAGTCTGGATATCTAGACAGTATTTTCTGCTAATACCTTTATAACCTCCGGTTTATATGTTTATCCATTTATTGTGTGATGTAAGCCATTTGGTGAATTTGTTGAACATCTTAACTATAGATGATTTAATATCTGTAATATTCTGAAAGTTTACATAAGAGTCTGAACATGTTATAATATATCATATAATTCCGTTTCTTACAACATAATGTTAAAAAAATATCAAGTATTTAAGATTCAGGATGGCTTGTGAGTTTATGCTCTAAACCATCCTGAGTTTTTTATATTAAAGATACTTTATTTTCCCTTAACCAAGTGTCTACCTGGATAAGGTATGCATACATCTGCGGAGCTGCCATCAGCTGGCCAAACCAGGGTTCACCGTAATCCGACATGCTACCTGACTGTGCTTTTAGGAATTTATTATTTACTAGAGGCAGAATAGGGGAGTTTCTATCATTTAAAATTTCTGTAAGCCATTTTACTACTGCTTTTTCATAAGCCGGATTATGTGTTTTGGGATAAGGACTCTTTTTGCGGTAAAGCA
Above is a window of Clostridia bacterium DNA encoding:
- a CDS encoding NAD(P)/FAD-dependent oxidoreductase — encoded protein: MAKKIVIVGAGYAGIEAALSLNRMKKRDDLEITLIDRNNYHTLLTELHEVAGNRVSEEAVRIPLNRIFGYTGVNVVCDDISSFDFTGNKVSSIKSEYTYDYLILAMGSTPNFFGIPGLKENAFTLWSFDDAVKIREHIKRCFLLASQEKNESVRKKLLTFTVGGAGFTGVEMIGELAHWTRDLAKEHGINRKEIRLVLVDMLPRVLSVLKEKNSRISHKYMEKKLGIEIMLNTPIKEVTEEGFATGNGFVHTNTLIWAAGIRSNEVVDQTPLETHGRAKRLKVDEYCRTKYENVYAVGDVTACLDNECKEYPAMVENAIQTARCVAKNILKTIRGKEQEKVKVKIHGTMVCIGNYFAVSEIMGKILPVWLSIIMKYMVNIHYLWEITGFRGVMKYLYHELLERKQSKILPEKHWSTRLQAWWLTPLRIFLGVIWLVEGIKKVNEGWLSSSKLAGFLGMSSDATSSASNAGAYISRMDDIFKFDIGIINFLLGKESRLVEGNVISTDTFAKLDILHIGDFNLVPWFLQNIVLANDTVAMFFQVMVVILEITVGLMLIGGAFTFVGSFISFALMTMFLTSTGIYEKTWWMLFASIAVMGGAGRAFGIDYYAIPYINNLWDYFWKNRKIRLFFKGSLRRSE